The Flavobacterium marginilacus genome window below encodes:
- a CDS encoding response regulator translates to MTRKILIVEDHPSMITGYQTILSHNNLGHQLEFYSANNCKAAYDFISNEIQSIPFDLVMLDYSLPSFPEKDIFDGGDLALLVHEFIPTAKTLIITSHFESVILYNIYQKTHVNGIMVKTDFDDEELLLAYEKVMTGENYFSKTAKKAKTERLLAEGHFDTIDRQIITLISNGCQIKTIASTIKVSEDTVKKRKSKIKDILGIDKGNDEDILRECRLLRMI, encoded by the coding sequence ATGACAAGAAAAATACTAATAGTTGAAGACCATCCTTCAATGATTACTGGATATCAAACTATTCTGTCTCACAATAACTTAGGACATCAGTTAGAGTTCTATTCTGCAAACAATTGTAAAGCTGCTTACGATTTTATTTCAAATGAAATTCAATCAATTCCTTTTGATTTGGTAATGCTAGATTATAGTTTACCATCTTTTCCCGAAAAGGACATTTTTGATGGTGGTGATTTAGCACTTTTGGTTCATGAGTTTATTCCTACTGCAAAAACATTAATTATAACTTCGCATTTTGAAAGTGTTATTTTGTACAATATTTATCAAAAAACACATGTCAACGGAATTATGGTCAAAACTGATTTCGACGATGAAGAATTGTTGCTGGCTTATGAAAAAGTCATGACTGGTGAAAACTATTTTAGTAAAACTGCCAAAAAAGCGAAAACGGAACGTTTGTTAGCCGAAGGTCATTTTGATACTATTGATCGCCAAATTATAACACTTATTTCCAATGGATGTCAAATAAAAACCATTGCAAGTACTATAAAAGTTTCGGAAGATACTGTTAAAAAACGCAAAAGTAAGATAAAGGATATTTTAGGTATTGATAAAGGCAATGACGAAGATATTTTGCGTGAGTGTAGATTATTACGAATGATATAG
- a CDS encoding tetratricopeptide repeat-containing sensor histidine kinase: protein MKQFTTIFIFSIFFIGCERKNQNSYTSNANNLDSLISTSTYKNITKEERLEKALLASEIIQNNDTLVISSDYYFELADSFFQLGETEKCIHLLQKLYRKSILLNDNEGIQNASYSIAIVYNKETKYDSAYYYFTKSEKIHLKKKNDNLLGNLKIWKAEILSFKNDYVGAEKLAIEALKLGIEKDNNLLIYNCYLTLGSTLVGLDNYEKAVDYYNKAIRICEKLKTNSNYLSYKCQPYNHIANIYVKTQKYKKAIAFAEQGLAIADFKKIDPPIYCYLTNKLAYSKFKLGNKSSLKQFEENLKMGKSISNIPVQITSKTYLGEYHLNQKNNLRANYYLKDAQLQAHKNNLFEDELRILKLLSSANPQKKFYYTNKYIHLNDSLQDVERTSRNKYARIEFETDQIIQEKKIVENKKNEISKQFILYAVISSLALLLLSIILYHKNKNIKLEKLFRKQEQALNDSQIYNLMLSNQQKMEEGRLIEKQRISRDLHDGIIGKLSAIRMNLYEIKHSQSPESIKKHLEHIACMKDIEEEIRNLTHELNTTVFSGSDDFEAIIKALFSELNINPLAKISIEVDPRIVWSVIDKNVKMNLYRIFQEALQNINKYADANLITIAIAKNETSISIQIADNGKGFDVTHTKKGIGLKNMNHRTMELKGQFSIESKQNIGTKINLSIPIEFNSFEF from the coding sequence TTGAAACAATTTACAACAATATTTATTTTTAGTATTTTTTTTATTGGATGCGAGCGTAAAAATCAAAATTCTTACACTTCAAATGCTAATAATTTAGATTCGTTGATTTCAACTTCTACATATAAAAACATAACTAAAGAAGAAAGGTTAGAAAAGGCGTTATTAGCTTCTGAAATTATTCAAAATAATGACACTTTAGTGATATCATCTGACTATTATTTTGAATTGGCAGATTCATTTTTTCAACTTGGCGAGACTGAGAAATGTATACACTTACTGCAAAAGCTGTATCGAAAATCAATTTTATTAAATGATAACGAAGGTATTCAGAATGCAAGTTACAGTATTGCAATTGTTTATAATAAAGAAACAAAATATGATTCGGCTTATTATTACTTTACAAAATCAGAGAAAATCCATTTAAAAAAAAAGAATGATAATTTATTGGGTAATTTAAAGATATGGAAAGCAGAAATATTATCTTTTAAAAATGACTATGTAGGAGCTGAAAAATTAGCGATTGAAGCATTAAAACTGGGTATTGAAAAAGATAACAACCTGCTGATTTACAATTGTTATCTCACTTTAGGAAGTACACTTGTGGGGCTAGATAATTATGAAAAAGCTGTAGATTATTATAATAAAGCTATTAGAATTTGTGAAAAATTAAAAACAAATTCTAATTATTTATCTTACAAATGCCAGCCCTACAATCATATTGCTAATATATATGTAAAAACTCAAAAATATAAAAAAGCTATTGCATTTGCAGAACAAGGGTTAGCTATAGCAGATTTCAAAAAAATAGATCCTCCTATTTATTGTTATCTTACTAATAAACTGGCTTATTCTAAATTTAAACTGGGTAACAAATCGTCATTAAAACAATTTGAAGAAAATTTAAAAATGGGTAAAAGTATTAGTAACATTCCCGTTCAAATTACTTCCAAAACTTATTTAGGTGAATATCATTTAAATCAAAAAAACAATTTAAGAGCCAACTACTATTTAAAGGATGCGCAATTACAAGCACATAAAAATAATCTTTTTGAAGACGAACTCAGAATTCTTAAATTATTATCTTCAGCAAATCCTCAAAAAAAATTCTATTATACGAATAAATACATACATCTTAATGATAGTCTTCAAGATGTAGAACGTACTTCTCGTAATAAATATGCCCGTATAGAGTTTGAAACCGACCAAATAATCCAAGAAAAAAAAATAGTTGAGAATAAAAAAAATGAAATCTCTAAACAATTTATTCTATATGCTGTCATAAGTAGCTTAGCTTTATTATTATTATCAATTATTTTATATCACAAAAACAAGAATATCAAACTTGAAAAATTGTTTCGCAAACAAGAACAAGCTCTAAACGATTCGCAAATTTATAATTTAATGCTTTCAAATCAGCAAAAGATGGAAGAAGGCAGGCTTATTGAAAAACAACGAATTTCTAGAGATCTCCATGATGGGATAATTGGGAAATTGTCAGCAATACGTATGAACTTATACGAAATAAAACACAGTCAATCGCCGGAATCGATAAAAAAGCATTTAGAACATATTGCTTGTATGAAAGATATTGAGGAAGAAATTAGGAATCTAACACACGAACTAAACACTACAGTTTTTTCAGGTTCTGATGATTTTGAAGCCATTATTAAAGCGTTATTTAGTGAGTTAAATATTAATCCATTAGCTAAAATAAGCATAGAAGTTGACCCGAGAATAGTATGGTCAGTTATTGATAAAAATGTAAAAATGAATCTTTACAGAATTTTTCAAGAAGCATTACAGAACATTAATAAATATGCAGATGCTAATTTAATAACGATTGCAATTGCTAAAAATGAAACAAGTATAAGTATTCAAATTGCAGATAATGGTAAAGGTTTTGATGTAACGCATACAAAAAAAGGAATTGGATTAAAAAATATGAATCATCGCACAATGGAGCTTAAGGGACAATTCTCTATAGAATCGAAACAAAATATAGGAACAAAAATAAATTTGTCAATTCCAATAGAATTTAATAGCTTTGAGTTTTAA
- a CDS encoding alpha/beta hydrolase family protein, with product MKLILFILLFSMSIYGFAQEFTGDWKGTIDRRGNKLDLIFHIVNDRGKLATTLDLPIQEKKGILFDNTVINAKEITISSSKMSITYVGVLENDQLVGSYKQSGMESPLTLSKLENKLPGNKALPSSEEELQALAAKDNGNYKYKVEDYFAKPKASSFQLSPDGKYMSYQEKDANLKNHVYVKNIKTREVKRVIEEKGELIRRYAWVNNNHLIYIMDKGGNENYHLFSVKIDGSANKELTPFDGVKADILALLKEDPDHIIISMNKNKPQISDPYQLNIVTGEFQQLYKNENVETPIVDYDFDKDGNLRGYTKIKDGVITQYFYTKDGGETFSLIKEYGMEDTFEVLQYNYSSKNPDDAYVLTNLESDKAEIQLYDLKLNKPIKSIFSNDDYDVSDISLSRKRGYEIDCFIYEGDKKEIVPQSKFFKNLDQNIRKQFTGYQYRIIGVTDDESMYLVVVTSDKVVGKYYTYDPEKNEFSFLYDLMPQLKEEDMAEMRPIIFKSRDGKTIHGYITLPKATSEVKKFPLIVNPHGGPQGVRDHWSFNPETQLFASRGYATLQVNFRISGGYGKEFFKSGFKQIGRKLMDDVEDGLQYVINEGLVDKTKVAIYGASHGGYAVLRGMEKTPDLYVCGVDYCGVSNIFTFMSSIPAYWKPYIKIIKGYWYDVDDPEEKIIAQEVSPVFHIDKIKKPLFVIQGGNDPRVNINESDQIVEALRKKGFVVPYMVKYDEGHGFHKEKNQIELYQTMLGFLIENLK from the coding sequence ATGAAACTAATCTTATTTATTTTACTTTTTAGTATGAGCATTTATGGTTTTGCACAAGAGTTTACCGGTGACTGGAAAGGCACAATAGATAGGCGGGGTAACAAATTGGATTTAATTTTCCATATAGTAAATGACAGGGGCAAATTAGCTACTACCTTAGACCTTCCTATACAAGAAAAAAAAGGGATTTTGTTTGACAATACCGTAATCAATGCCAAGGAAATCACTATTTCTTCCAGTAAAATGAGTATAACTTATGTGGGTGTACTTGAAAATGACCAGTTGGTTGGATCTTACAAACAATCCGGAATGGAATCGCCTTTGACCTTATCTAAACTTGAAAACAAATTACCAGGAAATAAAGCTTTGCCTAGTTCTGAAGAAGAGTTACAAGCATTAGCTGCAAAAGACAATGGTAACTACAAATACAAAGTAGAAGATTATTTTGCTAAGCCAAAAGCATCTTCTTTTCAGCTTTCTCCTGATGGAAAATATATGTCTTATCAAGAAAAAGATGCCAATCTTAAAAATCACGTGTATGTAAAAAATATAAAAACACGAGAAGTAAAAAGAGTGATAGAAGAAAAAGGAGAATTGATCCGCAGATATGCTTGGGTAAACAACAATCATTTAATTTACATAATGGATAAAGGCGGAAACGAAAATTATCACTTGTTTTCTGTAAAAATTGATGGTAGTGCTAATAAAGAGCTGACTCCGTTTGATGGTGTAAAAGCAGATATTTTAGCCCTTCTTAAAGAAGATCCTGACCATATCATTATTTCAATGAACAAAAATAAACCTCAAATTTCTGATCCTTATCAATTAAATATCGTAACTGGAGAATTTCAGCAACTCTATAAAAATGAAAATGTTGAAACCCCAATTGTAGATTATGATTTTGACAAAGACGGAAATTTAAGAGGTTATACAAAAATTAAAGATGGCGTTATTACGCAATACTTTTACACAAAAGACGGAGGTGAAACCTTTAGCCTAATAAAGGAATATGGGATGGAAGATACCTTTGAGGTTTTGCAGTATAACTATTCTTCTAAAAATCCTGATGATGCTTATGTTTTAACAAATTTGGAGTCTGACAAAGCTGAAATTCAATTATATGATTTAAAATTAAATAAACCCATTAAATCAATTTTCTCAAATGATGATTATGACGTCAGTGATATAAGTTTATCCAGAAAAAGAGGCTATGAAATAGATTGCTTTATTTACGAAGGTGATAAAAAAGAGATTGTTCCTCAAAGTAAATTCTTTAAAAATTTAGATCAAAATATAAGAAAACAATTTACGGGTTACCAATATAGAATCATTGGTGTAACGGACGATGAATCAATGTATTTAGTTGTTGTTACAAGCGATAAAGTGGTCGGGAAATATTATACGTATGATCCCGAAAAAAACGAATTCAGCTTTCTGTATGATTTAATGCCTCAATTGAAAGAGGAAGATATGGCAGAGATGCGCCCAATCATCTTTAAAAGCAGAGACGGAAAAACGATACATGGCTATATTACATTACCAAAAGCAACATCAGAAGTTAAAAAATTCCCTTTAATTGTAAATCCACACGGTGGTCCGCAAGGTGTTAGAGATCATTGGAGTTTTAATCCGGAAACTCAATTGTTTGCTAGCAGGGGCTATGCTACTTTACAGGTCAATTTCAGAATTTCTGGCGGGTATGGAAAAGAATTCTTTAAGTCAGGTTTTAAACAAATTGGAAGAAAACTGATGGACGATGTGGAAGATGGTTTGCAATATGTAATTAATGAAGGTCTTGTCGATAAAACTAAAGTTGCTATTTATGGAGCAAGTCATGGTGGTTATGCTGTTTTGAGAGGGATGGAAAAAACCCCGGATTTATATGTTTGTGGTGTCGATTACTGTGGAGTCTCCAATATTTTTACTTTTATGAGTTCTATACCGGCTTATTGGAAACCTTACATAAAAATTATTAAAGGCTATTGGTATGATGTTGATGATCCAGAAGAGAAAATAATTGCCCAAGAAGTTTCTCCTGTTTTTCATATTGATAAAATTAAAAAGCCATTATTTGTGATACAGGGAGGAAACGATCCCAGAGTAAACATAAACGAGTCAGACCAAATAGTTGAAGCACTACGTAAAAAAGGATTTGTTGTTCCTTATATGGTAAAATATGATGAAGGACACGGATTTCACAAAGAAAAAAATCAAATAGAATTGTACCAAACAATGCTGGGTTTTTTAATCGAAAATTTAAAATAA